One segment of Metallosphaera cuprina Ar-4 DNA contains the following:
- a CDS encoding DNA polymerase domain-containing protein, which produces MEGYVIDAIPYQGKLKLVLDGFKEAWVKTTYPIYVVTENPERIMEHPSVLSHEEEEWRTVTGERTVIHRFELRDLDAYIYISKRERTVNKLPTVLSQTLDRLGALPFRRIRVNHDKVESSEDPGLRFPDVRYASVITLDWYGPSEEGNMYEANVNGFTYRGLLKDLDIEADVIGCMGRACDHVKAPVKLNLKRKRSPVSIKGLIEWSYTCKTLIRELANSTIGKALTTNEAWVAIKRRVVVPDVVPRVEKLRKMEDLSKADKGGLVLFPRTGCFNEAWQVDFSSMYPSLIIKYNISAETVDECEDLVTEIGHSLCMKKRGIVPEALSWLVERKENLKKIDEERAEAIKWILVASFGYLGYRNSKFGKIEAYELVTYFARKTLRRAIETARALNVEVLHGIVDSLIVRGNVKEFVDAVREFTGLKLHWNRFDWVVLGTRRDGLPYPMRYFGLTEGVMKHKGIVRRNMPNLVKDFISESMRVLSKAKTCEEVKELRSELIETLREYERRALNGEPEDYVMWINGTPYVRGIRGFYDARAGYFGRDPLYYLDYLRRTYTQVLGIE; this is translated from the coding sequence ATGGAAGGATATGTCATAGATGCGATCCCATATCAGGGTAAGTTAAAACTAGTGCTTGACGGATTTAAGGAGGCGTGGGTTAAGACCACTTATCCAATTTACGTAGTGACAGAAAACCCTGAGAGGATAATGGAACATCCATCTGTGCTATCTCATGAAGAGGAGGAGTGGAGAACTGTAACCGGGGAAAGGACTGTAATTCACAGATTTGAGCTCAGAGATCTAGATGCCTACATCTACATTTCTAAAAGGGAAAGGACTGTGAACAAGCTTCCCACTGTGCTCTCTCAGACCCTGGACAGGTTGGGAGCTCTACCGTTCAGAAGGATAAGGGTGAACCATGATAAGGTCGAAAGTTCCGAGGATCCTGGACTGAGATTCCCTGACGTTAGATACGCTAGCGTCATAACCTTGGATTGGTACGGGCCATCCGAAGAGGGAAACATGTACGAAGCTAACGTTAATGGCTTCACGTATCGAGGTCTTCTCAAAGACCTAGATATAGAAGCGGATGTGATTGGATGTATGGGTAGAGCATGCGATCACGTTAAGGCCCCTGTTAAATTAAATCTTAAAAGAAAGAGATCACCAGTCTCGATAAAGGGACTAATAGAGTGGTCTTACACTTGCAAGACCTTGATTAGAGAGCTGGCTAACTCAACGATAGGAAAGGCGTTAACTACTAACGAAGCGTGGGTTGCAATTAAAAGGAGAGTGGTAGTACCTGACGTAGTGCCCAGAGTGGAGAAATTAAGGAAGATGGAAGACCTGTCGAAGGCAGATAAGGGCGGCCTAGTGCTTTTCCCTAGGACAGGCTGCTTTAACGAAGCGTGGCAGGTAGACTTCTCCTCTATGTACCCTTCCCTAATCATTAAGTATAACATCTCGGCTGAGACTGTGGACGAGTGCGAGGATTTAGTTACGGAAATAGGGCACAGCCTATGCATGAAAAAGAGAGGAATAGTTCCTGAGGCTCTTTCTTGGTTAGTCGAAAGAAAGGAGAACCTAAAGAAGATAGATGAGGAGAGGGCTGAGGCCATTAAGTGGATATTAGTGGCCTCTTTCGGATATCTAGGATATAGGAACTCGAAGTTCGGTAAGATAGAAGCGTATGAGTTAGTTACATATTTCGCCAGGAAAACTCTAAGGAGGGCCATAGAGACAGCCAGAGCGCTAAACGTTGAAGTTTTACACGGGATCGTTGATTCTCTAATAGTCAGAGGGAACGTCAAGGAGTTCGTTGATGCGGTTAGAGAGTTCACGGGCCTCAAGCTACACTGGAACAGATTCGATTGGGTCGTTCTAGGAACGAGGAGAGATGGCCTCCCTTATCCTATGAGATACTTCGGACTAACGGAAGGTGTGATGAAACATAAAGGGATAGTTAGGAGAAATATGCCAAATCTAGTTAAGGACTTCATTTCAGAGTCTATGCGTGTGCTATCTAAAGCTAAGACGTGTGAAGAGGTGAAGGAACTCAGGTCAGAGTTAATCGAGACTCTTAGAGAGTATGAAAGGAGAGCTTTGAACGGAGAACCCGAGGATTATGTCATGTGGATTAATGGGACTCCTTACGTTAGAGGGATTAGAGGGTTCTACGACGCCAGGGCAGGTTACTTTGGACGTGACCCTCTCTACTATCTTGACTATTTGAGGAGGACCTACACACAGGTGTTAGGTATTGAATAA